The following are from one region of the Coffea eugenioides isolate CCC68of chromosome 2, Ceug_1.0, whole genome shotgun sequence genome:
- the LOC113763278 gene encoding dual specificity protein kinase shkB-like isoform X2, translating to MAAALECWTSRASADEDMVEQVLMRTQDRSEAPPGNSNPATSSGGAFRDSSTMQKRLQRLSRNVSEAIASFKNSLNLDLVRDLPSSTQISRGENGRKHVWATVVRSLTQLYPGSQLPEKLVSNIRKHYDSLPDSYAQAGFEMKDVFLHMKLVEQSITEDQPALMTQEVSDDEANGSVVKLTFACNSPLSWPAMSGALDSASICCKKVQIFERKGLTLGIVMLLVQSGQEKLFKTQIESALKVALKKPKSTSMKLSFGLCGCQEDNARGREFGETDEDCVEQSYSNGIENGSPKVQLRVPLPTTSIVVSVDEWQTVQSGGNEIRKWLLSTDNLEFIDQIGATTFKGVYKGKRVGIETLKGCDKGNAYDFELREDLLELMTCGHKNILHFYGVCIDENHGLCVVTKLMEGGSVQDLMSKNKKLHTREIMRIAADVAEGIKFMNDHGVAYRDLNTQRILLDKHGSSCLGDMGIVAACKSTGEAMEYETDGYRWLAPEIISGDPEGVTETSMSNVYSFGMVLWEMVTGEIAYSAYSPVQAAVGIAACGLRPDIPKDCPQILRALMMKCWNNCPEKRPQFSDILSALRRPINSCHDVAR from the exons ATGGCTGCAGCTTTAGAATGCTGGACTAGTCGAGCTAGTGCAGATGAGGACATGGTGGAGCAAGTTTTGATGAGAACCCAGGACAGATCCGAAGCTCCTCCAGGAAACTCCAATCCTGCAACCTCCAGTGGAGGAGCTTTTAGAGACTCTTCCACAATGCAGAAGCGACTGCAGAGGCTGAGCCGCAATGTGTCTGAGGCTATTGCCTCTTTCAAGAACTCCCTTAACCTTGACTTGGTCCGTGATCTGCCCTCGTCGACACAGATTAGTCGTGGTGAAAATGGCCGAAAGCACGTTTGGGCCACTGTTGTACGGAGCTTAACTCAGCTTTATCCTGGTAGTCAACTCCCTGAAAAGCTTGTTTCCAACATTCGCAAGCATTATGATTCTCTACCAGACAG CTATGCACAAGCTGGATTTGAAATGAAGGATGTGTTTCTGCATATGAAATTGGTAGAGCAATCAATAACGGAGGACCAGCCAGCTTTAATGACACAAGAGGTGTCTGATGATGAGGCTAATGGGTCAGTAGTCAAGCTGACATTTGCATGTAACTCTCCACTTTCATGGCCAGCAATGTCGGGTGCACTTGATAGTGCTTCCATTTGTTGCAAGAAAGTTCAGATCTTTGAGAGGAAGGGATTGACATTGGGAATTGTCATGCTATTGGTTCAATCTGGGCAagaaaaattgttcaaaaccCAGATTGAAAGTGCACTTAAAGTAGCTCTGAAGAAGCCAAAAAGTACCTCCATGAAGCTGTCCTTTGGGCTTTGCGGCTGTCAGGAGGATAATGCAAGGGGTAGAGAGTTTGGAGAGACGGATGAAGATTGTGTGGAGCAGAGTTATAGCAATGGGATTGAGAATGGCAGTCCTAAGGTTCAGTTACGAGTGCCTTTACCAACTACTTCCATTGTAGTTTCGGTTGATGAATGGCAGACAGTGCAATCAGGAGGCAATGAGATCAGGAAGTGGTTACTAAGTACTGATAATCTTGAGTTTATTGATCAGATTGGGGCTACTACATTTAAGGGGGTTTATAAGGGCAAAAGAGTTGGGATTGAGACGCTCAAGGGATGTGATAAGGGGAATGCATATGACTTCGAGCTTCGAGAGGATTTATTGGAGTTAATGACTTGTGGGCACAAGAACATTTTGCATTTTTATGGTGTTTGTATTGATGAAAATCACGGGTTATGTGTTGTGACTAAGTTGATGGAAGGCGGATCAGTTCAGGATTTGATGTCAAAGAACAAGAAGCTTCATACTAGGGAAATTATGAGGATTGCTGCTGATGTAGCAGAGGGAATCAAGTTCATGAATGATCATGGTGTAGCATATAGGGACCTCAATACCCAGCGGATTTTGTTAGACAAACATGGAAGTTCTTGTTTGGGGGATATGGGAATAGTGGCAGCTTGCAAAAGTACTGGTGAGGCTATGGAGTATGAAACTGATGGTTACAGGTGGCTAGCTCCTGAG ATAATTTCAGGTGATCCAGAGGGTGTCACAGAGACATCAATGAGTAACGTGTATAGCTTTGGGATGGTATTATGGGAAATGGTTACTGGTGAGATTGCCTATTCTGCTTATTCACCAGTGCAAGCCGCTGTTGGAATAGCTGCATGTGGGCTTAGACCTGATATCCCGAAGGACTGCCCCCAAATACTTAGGGCTCTGATGATGAAGTGCTGGAATAACTGTCCGGAAAAGCGTCCTCAGTTCTCAGATATTCTATCAGCATTGAGACGTCCTATTAACAGTTGCCATGACGTCGCTAGGTGA
- the LOC113763278 gene encoding dual specificity protein kinase shkB-like isoform X1, with the protein MAAALECWTSRASADEDMVEQVLMRTQDRSEAPPGNSNPATSSGGAFRDSSTMQKRLQRLSRNVSEAIASFKNSLNLDLVRDLPSSTQISRGENGRKHVWATVVRSLTQLYPGSQLPEKLVSNIRKHYDSLPDSYAQAGFEMKDVFLHMKLVEQSITEDQPALMTQEVSDDEANGSVVKLTFACNSPLSWPAMSGALDSASICCKKVQIFERKGLTLGIVMLLVQSGQEKLFKTQIESALKVALKKPKSTSMKLSFGLCGCQEDNARGREFGETDEDCVEQSYSNGIENGSPKVQLRVPLPTTSIVVSVDEWQTVQSGGNEIRKWLLSTDNLEFIDQIGATTFKGVYKGKRVGIETLKGCDKGNAYDFELREDLLELMTCGHKNILHFYGVCIDENHGLCVVTKLMEGGSVQDLMSKNKKLHTREIMRIAADVAEGIKFMNDHGVAYRDLNTQRILLDKHGSSCLGDMGIVAACKSTGEAMEYETDGYRWLAPEVCMIISGDPEGVTETSMSNVYSFGMVLWEMVTGEIAYSAYSPVQAAVGIAACGLRPDIPKDCPQILRALMMKCWNNCPEKRPQFSDILSALRRPINSCHDVAR; encoded by the exons ATGGCTGCAGCTTTAGAATGCTGGACTAGTCGAGCTAGTGCAGATGAGGACATGGTGGAGCAAGTTTTGATGAGAACCCAGGACAGATCCGAAGCTCCTCCAGGAAACTCCAATCCTGCAACCTCCAGTGGAGGAGCTTTTAGAGACTCTTCCACAATGCAGAAGCGACTGCAGAGGCTGAGCCGCAATGTGTCTGAGGCTATTGCCTCTTTCAAGAACTCCCTTAACCTTGACTTGGTCCGTGATCTGCCCTCGTCGACACAGATTAGTCGTGGTGAAAATGGCCGAAAGCACGTTTGGGCCACTGTTGTACGGAGCTTAACTCAGCTTTATCCTGGTAGTCAACTCCCTGAAAAGCTTGTTTCCAACATTCGCAAGCATTATGATTCTCTACCAGACAG CTATGCACAAGCTGGATTTGAAATGAAGGATGTGTTTCTGCATATGAAATTGGTAGAGCAATCAATAACGGAGGACCAGCCAGCTTTAATGACACAAGAGGTGTCTGATGATGAGGCTAATGGGTCAGTAGTCAAGCTGACATTTGCATGTAACTCTCCACTTTCATGGCCAGCAATGTCGGGTGCACTTGATAGTGCTTCCATTTGTTGCAAGAAAGTTCAGATCTTTGAGAGGAAGGGATTGACATTGGGAATTGTCATGCTATTGGTTCAATCTGGGCAagaaaaattgttcaaaaccCAGATTGAAAGTGCACTTAAAGTAGCTCTGAAGAAGCCAAAAAGTACCTCCATGAAGCTGTCCTTTGGGCTTTGCGGCTGTCAGGAGGATAATGCAAGGGGTAGAGAGTTTGGAGAGACGGATGAAGATTGTGTGGAGCAGAGTTATAGCAATGGGATTGAGAATGGCAGTCCTAAGGTTCAGTTACGAGTGCCTTTACCAACTACTTCCATTGTAGTTTCGGTTGATGAATGGCAGACAGTGCAATCAGGAGGCAATGAGATCAGGAAGTGGTTACTAAGTACTGATAATCTTGAGTTTATTGATCAGATTGGGGCTACTACATTTAAGGGGGTTTATAAGGGCAAAAGAGTTGGGATTGAGACGCTCAAGGGATGTGATAAGGGGAATGCATATGACTTCGAGCTTCGAGAGGATTTATTGGAGTTAATGACTTGTGGGCACAAGAACATTTTGCATTTTTATGGTGTTTGTATTGATGAAAATCACGGGTTATGTGTTGTGACTAAGTTGATGGAAGGCGGATCAGTTCAGGATTTGATGTCAAAGAACAAGAAGCTTCATACTAGGGAAATTATGAGGATTGCTGCTGATGTAGCAGAGGGAATCAAGTTCATGAATGATCATGGTGTAGCATATAGGGACCTCAATACCCAGCGGATTTTGTTAGACAAACATGGAAGTTCTTGTTTGGGGGATATGGGAATAGTGGCAGCTTGCAAAAGTACTGGTGAGGCTATGGAGTATGAAACTGATGGTTACAGGTGGCTAGCTCCTGAGGTTTGTAtg ATAATTTCAGGTGATCCAGAGGGTGTCACAGAGACATCAATGAGTAACGTGTATAGCTTTGGGATGGTATTATGGGAAATGGTTACTGGTGAGATTGCCTATTCTGCTTATTCACCAGTGCAAGCCGCTGTTGGAATAGCTGCATGTGGGCTTAGACCTGATATCCCGAAGGACTGCCCCCAAATACTTAGGGCTCTGATGATGAAGTGCTGGAATAACTGTCCGGAAAAGCGTCCTCAGTTCTCAGATATTCTATCAGCATTGAGACGTCCTATTAACAGTTGCCATGACGTCGCTAGGTGA
- the LOC113763195 gene encoding protein FLOURY 1-like produces MQILSHLCFLLVFCSVLELRKRVLQYFLGFVLMDSLTCLSSYLKQLSCNSEFGCGFLIFWSYKQILKVLGLFLLLGFGLKLIKFRFLCDSGGKSGSSRKGICETHGFDVKCSSKISSCKFKPLKHVHDSGSPVVDKLEKTKLLNSDADGQYEATNVCSEECNKDNDDGDDDENEHCDEDKEVDVLALRRLIKAERRRANSALLELEKERMSSATAVEESMAMILRLQNEKSLIEMESRQYRRLAEEKLLYDDNVISSLQWLVERHESERAVLEDQLRLCEQKLRLFMKSNEMDEFEEVEESVSSSSDIYEDALDLFSSIDMDSSQE; encoded by the coding sequence ATGCAGATTCTTAGTCACCTCTGCTTCTTACTAGTTTTCTGCTCTGTTCTTGAATTACGTAAGAGGGTTTTGCAGTATTTTCTGGGGTTTGTTTTGATGGATTCTCTTACTTGTCTTAGCTCGTACTTGAAGCAATTGAGTTGTAATTCAGAGTTTGGATGTGGGTTTTTGATCTTTTGGAGTTATAAGCAGATTTTAAAAGTATTAGGACTGTTTCTATTATTGGGTTTTGGGCTGAAATTAATAAAGTTCAGATTTTTATGCGATTCTGGTGGAAAGTCAGGTTCTTCGAGGAAGGGGATTTGTGAAACTCATGGTTTCGATGTGAAATGcagttcaaaaatttcatcttGCAAATTTAAGCCACTGAAGCATGTGCATGATTCAGGTTCCCCTGTAGTAGACAAATTGGAAAAAACCAAGCTTTTGAATTCTGACGCTGATGGTCAGTATGAGGCCACCAATGTTTGTAGTGAAGAGTGTAATAAAGATAATGATGATGGCGATGATGACGAAAACGAGCATTGTGATGAAGATAAGGAAGTTGATGTATTGGCACTGAGAAGATTGATCAAGGCTGAAAGGCGCAGAGCAAATTCAGCTCTGTTGGAACTTGAGAAGGAGAGAATGTCATCTGCCACAGCTGTTGAGGAATCAATGGCAATGATTTTGCGCCTGCAAAATGAGAAGAGTTTAATTGAAATGGAATCTAGGCAGTACAGAAGATTGGCTGAGGAGAAGCTGCTTTATGATGACAATGTTATTAGCTCATTGCAGTGGCTTGTAGAGAGGCATGAATCAGAAAGGGCTGTGTTGGAAGACCAGTTGAGATTATGTGAACAAAAATTAAGGCTTTTCATGAAGAGTAATGAAATGGACGAATTCGAAGAGGTTGAGGAATCTGTAAGCTCTTCCAGCGACATTTATGAAGATGCTCTTGATTTGTTTAGTTCTATTGACATGGATTCATCGCAAGAGTAA